The following proteins are co-located in the Onychomys torridus chromosome 6, mOncTor1.1, whole genome shotgun sequence genome:
- the Lrrc34 gene encoding leucine-rich repeat-containing protein 34 codes for MNTLQEHYNQLCSENVRQTNPYILHILQKVDEDIKKGQEGGITVNIAGNNHLVPVQKITGEDFWLLSKVLKNQSHIHGLDVRYNSISDVGAYYASKLLQKQPNITYLNLMFNDIGPEGGELIAKALHKNKTLKYLRMTGNKIANTGGMVFAAMLQINSSLEKLDLGDCDLGLQSVIAFSTVLTQNQAIKGINLNRPILYGEQEESTVHMGHMLKENHFLVELHMCKHGIKNFGMQQLCNALFLNSSLRYLDVSCNKITRDGMVYLADVLKSNTTLEVIDLSFNRIENAGAKYLSETLTSHNRSLKALSVVSNKIEGEGLVALSQSMKTNLILSNIYIWGNKFDDATCVAYSDLMKSGRLKPDNTDVEPYVVDGHVYLAEVSNGLKRHYYWTPTYGDAYDHASTAGFALVPVGQHL; via the exons acaggaaggaggaatCACAGTAAACATTGCTGGTAACAATCACTTAGTCCCAGTACAAAAAATAACAGGTGAagatttttggcttctttctaaAGTTTTAAAGAACCAGTCACATATCCATG GTCTGGATGTGAGGTATAACAGTATAAGTGATGTTGGTGCCTACTATGCTTCAAAACTGCTTCAG AAACAGCCAAATATCACTTACTTAAACCTTATGTTTAATGATATTGGACCTGAAGGTGGAGAATTGATTGCTAAAGCCCTACAT aaaaacaaaactctcaaaTACTTGAGAATGACTGGAAATAAGATTGCAAATACAGGCGGCATGGTTTTTGCTGCAATGCTGCAGATAAACTCATCCCTGGAGAAACTGGATCTGGGCGACTGTGACCTG GGACTGCAAAGTGTGATAGCATTTTCTACAGTACTGACTCAAAACCAAGCAATCAAGGGGATAAACCTGAACCGACCTATACTGTATGGAGAACAG GAAGAGTCTACAGTTCACATGGGCCACATGTTGAAAGAAAATCACTTCCTTGTTGAACTGCATATGTGTAAACATGGCATAAAAAATTTTGGTATGCAACAGCTGTGCAACGCGCTGTTTCTGAACAGCAGCCTACGCTACCTTGATGTCAGCTG caataaaataactcgTGATGGAATGGTGTATTTGGCTGATGTACTGAAAAGCAATACTACCTTGGAAGTAATAGATCTTTCTTTTAACAGAATAGAAAATGCAGGCGCAAAGTACCTCAGTGAAACTCTAACTTCCCATAACAGGAGTCTTAAAGC ATTGTCTGTAGTCAGCAACAAGATAGAAGGAGAAGGGCTTGTTGCTCTTTCACAGTCAATGAAAACAAACCTCATATTATCTAATATCTACATTTGGGGGAACAAATTTGATGATGCTACGTGTGTG GCATATTCAGATTTGATGAAGAGTGGCCGGCTAAAGCCAGATAACACAGATGTGGAACCATATGTGGTGGATGGACATGTCTACCTTGCAGAAGTCTCCAATGGCCTTAAAAGGCATTATTACTGGACGCCAACTTACGGAGATGCTTATGACCACGCATCTACTGCAGGCTTTGCTCTTGTTCCAGTTGGCCAACATCTATAA